The following proteins are encoded in a genomic region of Vidua macroura isolate BioBank_ID:100142 chromosome 10, ASM2450914v1, whole genome shotgun sequence:
- the PIGZ gene encoding GPI mannosyltransferase 4, which produces MVARALWVLLAALRAGWCLLPQSGYLHPDEFFQAPEVMAGDILNLQVYYPWEFLSNSPCRTVVFPLMTSGVTYWVIKSLQQLDICSSCINSYTLLVSPRLLFTIFSFILDYSVYRLAPFWGADPWKALVLLAGSYVTLVFYTRTFTNTLEGLLFALLMVLVSSRKSSGRSAEPTSSSLIGVITSAGFFNRPTFLAFALMPLLYWAGLIVDSQKSIKTLINHFLKFILYACFTAFVFITADTFYFTSVSLDNLYSTNKSSLIDVIVQLHDKMVVTPFNFLSYNLNPHNLALHGSHPRVTHFTVNGVMLFGILHILAVGAGFKMLKKYVHQLMLVRWCCRGLPGLLVHSEGSPTLLLFYFVPLAFLSLFSHQEPRFLIPLILPLVLFSASPNRAVKWKLLVVLFNLLGALLFGCLHQGGLIPCLFHLEQLIHSPASSSHPRHYTLLFAHTYMPPRSLLNIKKTDMHVEVIDMAGAGEAALCQTVQQRASNFTCSDCHIFIIIPGTVRATITKCGVSFKNETLIFPHLSMEDPPQIPVLASGNWRSQLGLYILELNRDHQSL; this is translated from the exons atGGTGGCGCGGGcgctgtgggtgctgctggcgGCGCTGCGGGCGGGCTGGTGCCTCCTGCCGCAGAGCGGGTACCTGCACCCCGACGAGTTCTTCCAGGCACCCGAGGTCATGGCAG GAGATATTTTAAATCTACAGGTCTATTATCCATGGGAGTTCCTTTCCAACTCTCCTTGCAGAACAGTTGTTTTCCCATTAATGACATCAGGAGTTACGTACTGGGTGATCAAGTCTTTGCAGCAGTTGGACATATGTTCAAGTTGCATCAACAGCTACACTCTCCTTGTATCTCCTCGCCTGCTCTTTACAATCTTTTCTTTCATACTCGACTATAGTGTTTATCGATTGGCCCCTTTCTGGGGAGCAGATCCGTGGAAAGCGCTGGTACTTCTTGCTGGATCCTATGTCACGCTGGTGTTTTATACAAGAACATTTACCAACACACTCGAAGGACTTCTCTTTGCTCTTCTCATGGTACTGGTTTCTTCAAGGAAGTCCAGTGGCCGCTCAGCAGAGCCTACAAGCAGCTCTCTCATAGGTGTCATAACATCTGCTGGGTTTTTCAACAGGCCAACCTTTCTGGCATTTGCGCTAATGCCTCTGCTTTACTGGGCCGGTTTAATTGTTGACTCTCAAAAGAGCATTAAAACTCTCATAAACCACTTCTTGAAGTTTATCCTATATGCATGTtttactgcttttgttttcataacTGCTGACACCTTCTATTTTACCTCCGTGAGCTTAGACAACCTCTACAGCACTAACAAGAGCAGCCTAATTGATGTAATCGTTCAATTACATGACAAAATGGTAGTAACCCCTTTCAATTTTCTCAGCTATAATCTTAATCCTCATAATCTTGCACTGCATGGAAGTCACCCACGAGTTACACATTTTACAGTCAATGGAGTAATGCTGTTTGGTATCTTACATATTCTGGCCGTCGGTGCTGGCTTTAAAATGCTAAAGAAATATGTCCACCAGTTAATGCTGGTCAGATGGTGTTGCCGTGGGCTGCCTGGGCTCTTGGTGCATTCCGAGGGCAGTCCAACGttgctgctgttttattttgttcctttggCATTTCTCTCCCTGTTCAGTCACCAGGAGCCTCGGTTTCTCATCCCTCTCATCCTGCCGTTGGTCCTCTTCAGCGCCTCACCAAAcagagctgtgaaatggaaactCCTCGTTGTTCTGTTCAACCTTCTGGGGGCACTTCTGTTCGGGTGCTTGCACCAGGGAGGGCTCATTCCCTGTTTGTTTCACTTGGAGCAGCTCATCCATTCTCCAGCGTCCTCAAGCCATCCGCGGCACTACACTCTGCTCTTTGCACACACCTACATGCCTCCAAGGTCTCTGCTCAATATCAAGAAGACAGACATGCATGTGGAAGTCATTGACATGGCTGGCGCTGGAGAAGCAGCCCTCTGCCAGACAGTACAGCAGCGAGCAAGCAATTTTACCTGCAGTGACTGTCACATCTTTATTATAATCCCTGGTACTGTCAGAGCCACAATTACGAAATGTGGTGTCTCATTCAAGAACGAGACTTTGATATTTCCTCACTTATCAATGGAAGACCCACCACAAATACCTGTCCTAGCCAGTGGAAATTGGAGGAGTCAGTTAGGACTTTACATCCTTGAGCTAAACAGAGATCATCAGAGCCTTTAG